Proteins encoded in a region of the Pseudomonas sp. PDNC002 genome:
- a CDS encoding DUF1302 domain-containing protein yields MTTRSRKRRLQTGSAIACVLPFMLSGQSKAVEFSFLDNQLSGSLDTTVSYGALWRVQGQDKTNNDVNSNDGNRNFSPGLASEVYKITSDLEATYQNYGLFMRGSAFYDTQIMDKRNDYYDHNDPPQPSQSYPHNDHFTDATRDTAGHRAEILDAYLYGNWDIAEHPLSARLGRQVFNWGEGVFYRGGVNTTNPVDAAKFRLPGSELKEVLMPVEAASFNIGLTDNLSMDAFYQWNWKETRLDPAGTFFSETDLFADGGNTGYTRVKALSDPSFQSLYPMLSASHFAGLQGTDYLDKNGYFKVSHIGQDINAKNDGQFGVAFHYIAEQLNSTEFGFYFVNYHAKDPVIYADLNKNYAGLDMDQLARLVGSPSYDALMQSGGQMLGLVNAAAAVDMANQATARREYVENIRMYGLSFNTTLGDASLFGEIAYRPNLPIGIATTNDLLGDMLAQAGKISSGQKVNVGGQMVGLGGQVHDYERVESFNSSLGTIYNFGPSLSFDSLMGVLEVAAEQLRGSSLQYTAYDGSTRYYSGRSNGAYVSGFDRSDQVNRNAYGATVLLSGTWNDVFAGVNLSPYAVYKDDFSGNSQQAGNFIAGRKAYTLGLKATYLNSLEAELQYTEFYGAGQENAARDRDNVGFNVKYSF; encoded by the coding sequence ATGACCACCAGATCCCGCAAGCGTCGCTTGCAGACCGGGTCCGCCATTGCCTGCGTTTTACCCTTCATGCTCAGCGGCCAGTCGAAGGCCGTCGAGTTCAGCTTCCTCGACAACCAGCTCAGCGGTTCGCTGGATACCACGGTGTCCTACGGCGCGCTGTGGCGCGTGCAAGGTCAGGACAAGACCAACAACGACGTCAACAGCAACGACGGCAACCGCAACTTCAGCCCGGGCCTGGCCTCGGAGGTGTACAAGATCACTTCCGACCTGGAGGCGACCTACCAGAATTACGGCCTGTTCATGCGCGGCTCGGCGTTCTACGACACGCAGATCATGGACAAGCGCAACGACTACTACGATCACAACGACCCACCGCAGCCCAGCCAGAGCTACCCGCACAACGACCATTTCACCGACGCCACCCGCGACACCGCCGGGCACCGCGCGGAAATCCTCGACGCCTATCTCTACGGCAACTGGGACATCGCCGAGCACCCGCTGAGCGCGCGCCTGGGCCGCCAGGTGTTCAACTGGGGCGAAGGCGTCTTCTACCGTGGCGGCGTCAACACCACCAATCCGGTGGACGCCGCCAAGTTCCGCCTGCCGGGCTCGGAGCTCAAGGAAGTGCTGATGCCGGTGGAAGCCGCGAGCTTCAACATCGGCCTGACCGACAACCTGTCGATGGACGCTTTCTACCAGTGGAACTGGAAAGAAACGCGCCTTGATCCGGCCGGCACCTTCTTCTCCGAGACCGACCTCTTCGCCGATGGCGGCAACACCGGCTACACGCGGGTGAAGGCGCTGTCCGATCCGAGCTTCCAGAGCCTCTACCCGATGCTCTCGGCCAGCCACTTCGCCGGCCTGCAGGGCACCGACTACCTGGACAAGAACGGCTACTTCAAGGTCTCCCACATCGGCCAGGACATCAACGCGAAGAACGACGGCCAGTTCGGCGTGGCGTTTCACTACATCGCCGAGCAGCTCAACTCCACCGAATTCGGCTTCTACTTCGTCAACTACCACGCGAAGGACCCGGTGATCTACGCCGACCTGAACAAGAACTATGCCGGGCTGGACATGGACCAGCTGGCGCGCCTGGTGGGCTCGCCCTCCTACGACGCGCTGATGCAGAGCGGCGGGCAGATGCTCGGCCTGGTCAACGCCGCCGCGGCGGTGGACATGGCCAACCAGGCCACCGCGCGCCGCGAGTACGTCGAGAACATCCGCATGTACGGCCTGAGCTTCAACACCACCCTGGGCGACGCCTCGCTGTTCGGCGAGATCGCCTACCGCCCCAACCTGCCCATCGGCATCGCCACCACCAACGACCTGCTCGGCGACATGCTGGCGCAGGCCGGGAAGATCTCCTCCGGGCAGAAGGTCAACGTCGGCGGGCAGATGGTCGGACTGGGCGGCCAGGTGCACGACTACGAGCGCGTCGAATCCTTCAACTCCTCGCTGGGCACCATCTACAACTTCGGTCCGTCGCTGTCCTTCGACTCGCTGATGGGCGTGCTGGAAGTGGCCGCCGAGCAACTGCGCGGCAGCAGCCTGCAGTACACCGCCTACGACGGCTCGACCCGCTACTACTCCGGGCGCAGCAACGGCGCGTACGTCTCCGGTTTCGACCGCAGCGACCAGGTGAACCGCAACGCCTACGGCGCCACCGTGCTGCTCAGTGGTACCTGGAACGACGTGTTCGCCGGCGTGAACCTCTCGCCCTACGCCGTCTACAAGGACGACTTCAGCGGTAACTCGCAGCAGGCCGGCAACTTCATCGCCGGGCGCAAGGCCTACACCCTGGGCCTCAAGGCGACCTACCTGAACAGCCTGGAAGCCGAGCTGCAATACACCGAGTTCTACGGCGCCGGGCAGGAAAACGCCGCCCGCGACCGCGACAACGTCGGCTTCAACGTCAAGTACTCCTTCTGA
- a CDS encoding sterol desaturase family protein, with protein sequence MPNMIVYAVPAFLVLLLVELLWSFWRRRQTFALSDSLSSASLGLSGQVINLFVRALNFGVYLLAYQYLALFDLSTSHWWVWVIGLLGYDFCYYWHHRMGHEVNLVWASHVVHHSSEEFNYSTALRQTSTGFLTNWFFYWPLALIGIPPTVFIVAGAVILGYQFWIHTRHIGSLGWFDYCFASPSNHRVHHGQNAYCVDRNYGGVLMLWDHLFGTFAKERPASEEPIIYGIHGQLKTFDPLKANFHKYRDLLADARLADNWGDKIRVWFARPGWRPAAAERLDPKPPHDITAFRIYRPRISAATAFYCLLQMLLMMVLGMGFLAFAYQLPLAWKVVGAVWIITSLWVLGRSLEGAPGNGRWQLLWLCSLAIPAAIGHLQWNLPVAWAVALFFAATLTLFGMLLRSLRQPQPLEV encoded by the coding sequence ATGCCCAATATGATCGTCTACGCCGTGCCGGCATTCCTGGTGCTGCTGCTGGTGGAACTGCTCTGGAGCTTCTGGCGGCGGCGCCAGACCTTCGCCCTCTCCGACAGCCTGTCGAGCGCATCGCTGGGGCTCAGCGGCCAGGTCATCAACCTGTTCGTGCGCGCCCTGAACTTCGGCGTCTACCTGCTGGCCTACCAGTACCTCGCGCTGTTCGACCTCTCCACCTCGCACTGGTGGGTATGGGTCATCGGCCTGCTCGGCTACGACTTCTGCTACTACTGGCACCACCGCATGGGCCATGAGGTCAACCTGGTCTGGGCATCCCACGTGGTGCACCACTCCAGCGAGGAGTTCAACTACTCCACGGCGCTGCGCCAGACCAGCACGGGCTTTCTCACCAACTGGTTCTTCTACTGGCCGCTGGCGCTGATCGGCATTCCGCCGACCGTGTTCATCGTCGCCGGCGCGGTGATCCTCGGTTACCAGTTCTGGATTCACACCCGCCACATCGGCAGCCTTGGCTGGTTCGACTACTGCTTTGCCTCGCCCTCCAACCACCGCGTCCATCACGGCCAGAACGCCTACTGCGTGGACCGCAATTACGGCGGCGTGCTGATGCTCTGGGACCACCTGTTCGGCACCTTCGCCAAGGAGCGCCCGGCGTCGGAAGAGCCGATCATCTATGGCATCCACGGCCAGCTGAAGACCTTCGACCCGCTCAAGGCGAACTTCCACAAGTACCGCGACCTGCTCGCCGACGCCCGCCTGGCCGACAACTGGGGAGACAAAATTCGCGTGTGGTTCGCCCGTCCCGGCTGGCGTCCGGCCGCCGCCGAGCGGCTGGACCCGAAGCCGCCCCACGACATCACCGCGTTCCGCATCTATCGCCCGCGCATCTCCGCCGCCACCGCCTTCTACTGCCTGCTGCAGATGCTGCTGATGATGGTGCTGGGCATGGGCTTCCTGGCCTTCGCCTACCAGTTGCCGCTGGCCTGGAAGGTGGTCGGCGCGGTGTGGATCATCACCTCGCTCTGGGTACTCGGCCGCAGCCTGGAAGGCGCGCCCGGCAATGGCCGCTGGCAACTGCTGTGGCTGTGCTCGCTGGCGATTCCGGCGGCCATCGGCCACCTGCAATGGAACCTGCCGGTCGCCTGGGCGGTGGCGCTGTTCTTCGCCGCCACACTGACCCTGTTCGGCATGCTGCTGCGCTCGCTGCGCCAGCCGCAGCCGCTGGAGGTCTGA
- a CDS encoding AraC family transcriptional regulator, with protein sequence MRPATSSAAFVNHVLDVAEQYGCDGDLLLREIGLPRERLADPILRIPMHQLRALLELAARMGGLPHFGLLVGAAVRPGSYGVLGAVSMTSATLGESMSMIRRFGKIVFDSPSSQTQITIDGGRVLLEDRRITELEPYSGYLQEAVLAGWTAFGRWLIGSSAPLLAVQMMHAAPGDTSHHEAFFGCPVQFGADRNALVFPETMLAARIQGADARTHRSLLLEADLQLGRSYAPLSVIGRLRTLLVERMPGGEVSLEGLSSDLAMSPRTLQRKLAAEGESFSQVLETMRMELADHYLRHTDSSVMEIALLLGFSQASAFSHAFRQSRGISPADFRKTLRAG encoded by the coding sequence ATGCGCCCTGCCACCTCCAGCGCCGCTTTCGTCAACCACGTACTCGACGTCGCCGAACAATACGGCTGCGACGGCGACCTGCTGCTGCGCGAGATCGGCCTGCCGCGCGAGCGCCTGGCCGACCCGATCCTGCGCATTCCCATGCATCAGCTGCGCGCCCTGCTGGAGCTGGCAGCGCGCATGGGCGGCCTGCCGCACTTCGGCCTGCTGGTGGGCGCGGCGGTGCGCCCCGGCAGCTACGGCGTGCTGGGCGCGGTATCGATGACCAGCGCGACCCTGGGCGAGTCGATGAGCATGATCCGGCGCTTCGGCAAGATCGTCTTCGACAGCCCGTCCAGCCAGACGCAGATCACCATCGACGGTGGCCGGGTACTGCTCGAAGACCGCCGCATCACCGAGCTGGAGCCTTACAGCGGCTACCTGCAGGAGGCGGTGCTGGCCGGCTGGACCGCTTTCGGCCGCTGGCTGATCGGCAGCAGCGCGCCGTTGCTGGCAGTGCAGATGATGCATGCTGCGCCCGGCGATACCTCGCACCATGAAGCGTTCTTCGGCTGCCCGGTGCAGTTCGGTGCCGACCGCAATGCGCTGGTCTTCCCCGAGACAATGCTCGCCGCGCGCATCCAGGGCGCCGACGCACGAACCCACAGGAGCCTGCTGCTGGAGGCGGACCTGCAACTGGGCCGTTCCTACGCGCCGCTGTCGGTGATCGGACGCCTGCGCACGTTGCTGGTGGAGCGCATGCCTGGTGGCGAAGTGAGTCTGGAAGGCCTCTCAAGCGACCTCGCCATGTCGCCGCGGACCCTGCAGCGCAAGCTGGCCGCCGAGGGCGAGAGCTTCTCCCAGGTGCTGGAAACCATGCGCATGGAGTTGGCCGATCACTACCTGCGGCACACCGACTCCAGCGTCATGGAGATCGCCCTGCTGCTCGGTTTCTCCCAGGCCAGTGCGTTCAGTCACGCCTTCCGCCAGTCGCGCGGGATCTCCCCGGCAGATTTCCGCAAGACCCTGCGCGCCGGCTAG
- a CDS encoding SDR family NAD(P)-dependent oxidoreductase, which yields MEHPLSQRVIAITGAFGNLGDTLADMAAAQGARLVLIDRASTTLPSTPEQLLLPGVDLTSAADCQAVASRIEAHYGRLDALVNVAGGFAWEPIQGGDVETWDRLYALNLRTALNTCQALLPLIRRSAAGRIVNIGAGAAAKAGMGMGAYAASKAGVLRLTESLAEELKDQGVTVNAVLPSIIDTPQNRAAMPDAEFDRWVTPQQLAGVILFLLGDAASAITGAGIPVTGRV from the coding sequence TTGGAACACCCACTCTCCCAGCGTGTCATTGCAATCACCGGCGCCTTCGGCAACCTCGGCGACACCCTCGCCGACATGGCTGCCGCCCAGGGCGCGCGCCTGGTGCTGATCGATCGCGCCTCGACGACATTGCCCTCCACACCCGAACAACTGCTGCTGCCGGGCGTGGACCTCACCTCGGCCGCCGATTGCCAGGCCGTGGCGAGCCGTATCGAAGCGCACTATGGTCGCCTCGATGCGCTGGTGAACGTGGCCGGTGGCTTCGCCTGGGAGCCGATCCAGGGCGGTGATGTCGAGACCTGGGACCGCCTCTACGCACTCAACCTGCGCACCGCGCTGAACACCTGCCAGGCGCTGCTGCCGTTGATCCGTCGCTCGGCGGCCGGGCGCATCGTCAATATCGGCGCCGGCGCGGCGGCGAAGGCCGGCATGGGGATGGGTGCCTACGCAGCGTCCAAGGCCGGCGTACTGCGCCTGACCGAGAGCCTCGCCGAGGAACTCAAGGATCAGGGCGTGACGGTGAATGCCGTGCTGCCGAGCATCATCGACACCCCGCAGAATCGCGCCGCGATGCCCGATGCGGAGTTCGACCGCTGGGTGACGCCGCAGCAACTCGCCGGGGTGATCCTGTTCCTGCTCGGCGATGCCGCGTCGGCCATCACCGGCGCCGGCATCCCGGTCACCGGCAGGGTCTGA